The genomic interval GAATGGAGAAAAGAACCCGTAGAGTCCCGTCTTTCCCACTCTTTAGTCAAAGGAATCATTGAATACCTGGATGCCGATGTAGAAGAAGCAAGGCAACAATACGATCGCCCTATCCACGTCATTGAAGGCCCGCTAATGGACGGAATGAATATCGTGGGGGATTTGTTCGGTGCCGGAAAGATGTTCCTGCCACAGGTCGTAAAATCTGCCAGGGTCATGAAGAAAGCCGTAGCTTACCTGCTCCCATTCATTGAGCAGGAAAAACTGGACAACCCCGATGGAGATCAAAGTTCTTCGGCCGGAAAAATTTTACTCGCTACCGTAAAAGGCGATGTTCATGATATTGGTAAAAACATTGTAGGGGTAGTTTTAGCCTGTAATAACTTTGAAATCGTAGACTTAGGGGTAATGGTCCCTGCACAGGAGATCATTAAAAAAGCCAAAGAAATCAATGCAGATATTATCGGTTTAAGCGGCCTGATCACACCTTCGCTGGATGAAATGGTTCACTTTGCCAAAGAGATGGAACGTGAAGGCTTTACTGTACCCCTGCTGATAGGTGGCGCCACTACTTCCAGAATCCATGCTGCGGTAAAAATAGCGCCGAATTATTCAGGCCCCGCTATCCATGTGCTTGATGCTTCCAGAAGTGTGACCGTATGCAGTACCCTGATGAATCCCGAGACCCGAGGAGGTTATATTGATAATATCAGACAGGAATATGATAAAGCACGCAAAGCGCATCTGAACAAACGTAACGATAAACGTTTCAAATCTATTGAAGAAGCAAGGACAGACAAATTTACCATTGACCCTGCCCTGGTTGCGCCTGCACCTAAATTTACCGGGACTAAAACATTGGAAGATTACCCACTGGAAACCCTTGTCCCTTATATTGACTGGACTCCTTTTTTCCATACCTGGGAATTAAGAGGCAGTTACCCAAAAATATTCAACGATAAATCGGTTGGCGTAGAAGCCAGAAAATTATATGATGATGCCCGTGTATTGTTACAAAAGATCGTTGAGGAGAAATTACTGACCGCAAAAGCAGTGATTGGCTTCTGGCCGGCACATGCCAAAGGCGATGATATTGTATTAGATGTAGCAGGCAAACCAGTAACGATCCATACCCTGCGTCAGCAAGCAGAGAAAGTTGCCGGAGAGCCTTACTATGCTTTATCAGATTTCGTTGCGACAAAAGAAGACGGCGTTCAGGATTATTTTGGTGGCTTCGCTGTCACTACAGGTATTGGCTGTGATGAGATGGTTGCTGAATTTGAAGCCAACTATGACGATTACAACAGTATCATGGCAAAAGCACTCGCAGACAGGCTTGCTGAAGCCTTCGCAGAACACCTGCATGAATTAGTCCGTAAAGATTACTGGGGTTATGCAAAGGACGAGCAGTTAACAAATGAAGATCTGATCAAGGAAGAATATGCAGGTATCCGTCCGGCACCAGGTTATCCTGCCTGTCCGGACCACACCGAAAAAGAAACACTATTTGAACTACTGGGCGCAGAACAAAAAATAGGGCTTCGCCTCACAGAAAGCTTCGCGATGTACCCAACAGCAGCAGTAAGTGGTTTTTACTTCTCACACCCTCAATCCAGGTACTTCGGCCTTGGGAAAATCACCAAAGATCAGGTAGAAGAATATGCAGTCAGAAAAAACATGTCACTTGAAGATACCGAAAGATGGCTTAGTCCGAATTTAGCCTATTAACCTCACAACAAAACTTAAATGAAGATCACCGACCACGTTACCAACGCCAAGGGTAAAACCTTGTTTTCTTTTGAGCTGCTGCCGCCAGTTAAAGGAAAAAGCATTACTGATATTTATGATGCCATAGACCCTTTGATGGAATTTAATCCACCCTTCATTGATGTGACCTATCATAGAGAAGATTATATCTACAAACAGCATGACAACGGCTTGCTGGAAAAAGTTTCTTACCGTAAACGTCCGGGTACAGTAGCCATTTGTGCTGCGATCATGAACAAATACAAAGTAGATGCTGTTCCGCATTTAATTTGTGGTGGCTTTACCAAAGAAGAAACTGAAAATGCACTGATTGACCTTCAATTTTTAGGTATTGATAATGTATTGGTTTTACGTGGAGACGCAAGACACGCAGATTCAACCTTTATTCCTACTCCTGGTGGCCACGCTTATGCCACTGATCTGTTAGGCCAGGTTAATGATATGAACAATGGGAAATATCTTTTTGAAGATCATTCAGCTTTCCAGACAGATTTCTGTATTGGGGTGGCAGGTTATCCCGAAAAGCATTTTGAAGCCCCTAACTTAAAGGCTGATTTTAAATACCTGAAACAAAAAGTAGATATGGGTGCAGAATTTATTGTGACCCAAATGTTCTTTGATAATGCTAAATACTGTGATTTTGTTGCCCAGTGCAGATCAAACGGGATAAATGTCCCCATTATTCCCGGACTTAAACCAATTACGTCCTCTAAACAACTGATCAGTTTACCAAAAATATTCCATATCGATTTGCCAGAAGATCTGACAGAAGCCGTGCAGGAATGTAAAAATGAGAAAGATGTAAAAGAGGTAGGAATAGAATGGATGATCCAGCAGTGCAAAGAGTTAATCAAAGTCGGCGCTCCTGTACTTCACTTTTATACCATGAGTAACCCTGAACCGACAAAAAGAATTGCCCGCGCAGTTTTCTAATCTGGAGGTCAGATTCTGCTGCTGAGGAATAATTGGCAGATTCTTTGTATATTTCGTTCTCTACAAAGAACGATATGAGAAGGACGACATTGATGGTACTTACAGTTATTGGCACTTTAACTTCCTGTAATGCCTTAAAGAATACGGTAGAAGCAAGTTCAGATTTATCCAAGCTCGGAGGAACATGGGAACTGAATTATATCTCAGGCCCGAGGATTGCTTTCAATGGTTTATATCCAGGCAGGAAACCAACCCTGAATTTTGACCTGGCAGACAAAAAGGTAAGCGGTAACAGCAGCTGTAACTCTTTCTCGGGAAAATTGAATGCAGACGACACCTCCATTAGCTTTAATGAACCAATGGCAGTTACAAAAATGGCCTGCCCTGGTGAAGGAGAATCTGTTTTCTTTGAAACCTTAAAAAAAGTAAATAAATACTCCGTCAAAGGAGATACGATACTTAATTTTATGATGGGCGATATCGCTATTATGCGATTCAAAAAGATAAAATAACATAAAGCCTGTTTAATTCAAGTTAAACAGGCTTTTATTTTTACTCCTTCCAATAAACTCTAGCCAGCCGTCAATAAAAACGCTTTAAAAGCATCAAAATCTACTGGCATCGCTGTAGCTGTTTTCTCTTTTTGTCTCAGCGCATTCACCTGCTCAGGAATATTGATCTGCGCCGCAATTTCAGCAGGAAATATATCCGGGAACTTACAAGGATGTGCAGTAGAAAGGAATACAAAAGTATCTTCGGACGGAGCATGTTGCTGCTGGTATTCCTGTACCGCTAACCAGGCAATAGCTGTATGCGGGCAAGCCACGTAGTTAAACTGCTGGTAAATATCAGCAATCGCCTCCACAGTCTGCTCATCCGTATAACGATAGCTCTTCACAAGTTCTTTCACCTGTTCACGCGAATCATTAAACAAGTTCATAATCCTTACCCAATTACTTGGCGCACCTACATCCATTGCATTCGCATAAGTCTGTACTGAAGGCCTGGTTTCATAAACGCCGGTTTCCAGAAAACGCGGAACCGTATCATTTACATTGGTAGCGGCAATAAACTGCTTCACAGGCAAGCCCATTTTATAAGCCAGTAAACCCGCAGCAATATTTCCAAAATTACCACTAGGCACTGCAAATACCACTTCTCTTTGCCCTTTTCTGAAAAGCTGAGCTACTGCATTAAAATAATAAAAAGTTTGTGGGATCAAACGCGCAATATTGATCGAATTCGCAGAAGTAAGTCTCATTTTACTATTCAGCTCCTCCTCAGCAAATGCCTGTTTCACCAGCTGCTGACAATCATCAAAAGTTCCGTCTATTTCTATTGCACGGAT from Pedobacter sp. WC2423 carries:
- the metF gene encoding methylenetetrahydrofolate reductase [NAD(P)H]; the protein is MKITDHVTNAKGKTLFSFELLPPVKGKSITDIYDAIDPLMEFNPPFIDVTYHREDYIYKQHDNGLLEKVSYRKRPGTVAICAAIMNKYKVDAVPHLICGGFTKEETENALIDLQFLGIDNVLVLRGDARHADSTFIPTPGGHAYATDLLGQVNDMNNGKYLFEDHSAFQTDFCIGVAGYPEKHFEAPNLKADFKYLKQKVDMGAEFIVTQMFFDNAKYCDFVAQCRSNGINVPIIPGLKPITSSKQLISLPKIFHIDLPEDLTEAVQECKNEKDVKEVGIEWMIQQCKELIKVGAPVLHFYTMSNPEPTKRIARAVF
- a CDS encoding META domain-containing protein, translating into MRRTTLMVLTVIGTLTSCNALKNTVEASSDLSKLGGTWELNYISGPRIAFNGLYPGRKPTLNFDLADKKVSGNSSCNSFSGKLNADDTSISFNEPMAVTKMACPGEGESVFFETLKKVNKYSVKGDTILNFMMGDIAIMRFKKIK
- the thrC gene encoding threonine synthase; this translates as MKLYSTNNHDLKIDFQSAVFNSMPQDKGLYMPVEIPALDQDFIQHLDRYTLREIAYQVSSALLQDDIPANDLKAIIDDAINFEAPLHPLDEDTYVLELFHGPSLAFKDFGARFMSRVMAYFLKDNEQLLDVLVATSGDTGGAVALGFLGVPNTRVTILYPKGKVSEIQELQLCSNGQNIRAIEIDGTFDDCQQLVKQAFAEEELNSKMRLTSANSINIARLIPQTFYYFNAVAQLFRKGQREVVFAVPSGNFGNIAAGLLAYKMGLPVKQFIAATNVNDTVPRFLETGVYETRPSVQTYANAMDVGAPSNWVRIMNLFNDSREQVKELVKSYRYTDEQTVEAIADIYQQFNYVACPHTAIAWLAVQEYQQQHAPSEDTFVFLSTAHPCKFPDIFPAEIAAQINIPEQVNALRQKEKTATAMPVDFDAFKAFLLTAG